A window from Mycobacterium saskatchewanense encodes these proteins:
- a CDS encoding hydantoinase/oxoprolinase family protein, with the protein MGTLINIDNGGTLTDICVWDGNGFSFTKTLTTPHDLSECLFTGIEKASEALYGDADITRLLHETEHVRYSTTQGTNALVERRGPMIGILTSMTGLATAMQQTPAGGKLFADLIADRHLTFDPDAELEAFEFDAVQKVNRLTTLGAARVVVAGASPQEEQRLRHVLLRKFPRHLLGSVPLIYSWELAGDRDHARRAWSCVVNSFLHPTMERFLYSAERRLQGYRVVNPLLVYRNDGASSRVAKSVALKTYSSGPRGGLEGTAALARVYGLQHALMMDVGGTTTDVGVVENDTVAVADRGRIEGVRISYPMSDVTSAGVGGSSVIRLVDGEITVGPQSVGAAPGPACFGFGGKQATITDVNLLLGVLDADTYLDGTFTLDASRSRSVIGETIADPLGISLEEALIRMEHAYFDALSVALAGSAKEGTTLLAFGGAGPMSATGAARLAGIKQVLIPRTAAVFSAFGISFSDIGKTYEVIVPEPNADSASAVHDALLVRADRDMFQEGYLLADCEITWRLLLEGVEDAMVSHLSYQRGDEIDYPGCVVSLQLNVSAALPHPELPESTKADPRSAPAIGRRQIRATADRIDDVPVHVLDELTPGHAGTGPAIIEGPFFTARVLPGWGFLVTRSGDLMLTDDL; encoded by the coding sequence ATGGGAACCCTCATCAACATCGACAATGGCGGCACCCTGACCGATATCTGCGTGTGGGATGGCAACGGCTTCAGCTTCACCAAGACGCTGACAACCCCCCATGACCTGTCGGAATGCCTGTTCACCGGAATCGAGAAGGCATCTGAAGCCCTCTACGGCGACGCCGACATCACCCGGCTGCTGCACGAGACCGAGCACGTCCGTTACTCCACCACCCAGGGCACCAACGCGTTGGTAGAACGGCGCGGTCCGATGATCGGCATCCTGACGTCGATGACGGGCCTGGCCACTGCCATGCAACAGACACCAGCCGGGGGAAAGCTGTTCGCCGACCTGATCGCCGACCGTCACCTGACCTTCGACCCGGATGCCGAGCTCGAGGCTTTCGAGTTCGACGCCGTGCAGAAGGTCAACCGGCTCACCACGCTGGGAGCCGCCCGGGTTGTCGTCGCCGGCGCGAGCCCGCAAGAGGAGCAGCGGCTCCGGCACGTGTTGTTGCGCAAATTTCCCCGCCATCTGCTGGGCTCGGTTCCGCTGATCTACAGCTGGGAACTGGCCGGAGACCGCGACCACGCACGGCGTGCGTGGTCGTGCGTGGTCAATTCATTCCTGCACCCGACGATGGAGCGGTTTTTGTACAGTGCCGAGCGCCGGCTGCAGGGCTACCGGGTGGTCAACCCGTTGCTCGTCTACCGCAACGACGGCGCGTCCTCGCGGGTAGCGAAATCTGTTGCGCTCAAGACGTATTCGTCGGGGCCGCGCGGAGGCTTGGAGGGCACGGCGGCGCTCGCCAGAGTCTATGGGTTGCAGCACGCCCTGATGATGGACGTGGGAGGAACCACCACCGACGTCGGTGTCGTCGAAAACGACACCGTCGCGGTGGCTGACCGCGGCCGCATCGAAGGGGTACGCATCTCGTATCCGATGAGCGACGTCACCTCGGCAGGGGTGGGTGGTTCATCGGTGATCCGGCTTGTCGACGGGGAGATCACGGTGGGGCCGCAGTCGGTCGGTGCCGCACCGGGTCCGGCATGCTTCGGGTTCGGCGGGAAGCAGGCCACGATCACGGATGTCAACCTGTTGCTGGGCGTGCTTGACGCCGACACCTACCTGGACGGCACCTTCACCCTCGACGCAAGCCGGTCCAGGTCGGTGATCGGCGAAACGATCGCAGATCCCCTCGGGATCTCGCTCGAAGAGGCGCTGATCCGCATGGAACACGCCTACTTTGACGCCCTTTCGGTCGCGCTGGCGGGCTCCGCCAAAGAGGGGACAACGTTGCTGGCGTTCGGCGGGGCCGGGCCGATGAGTGCCACCGGCGCGGCAAGGCTGGCCGGCATCAAGCAGGTGCTGATCCCGCGCACCGCGGCCGTCTTCTCGGCGTTTGGGATCTCGTTCTCTGACATCGGCAAGACCTACGAAGTGATCGTCCCCGAGCCGAATGCCGACTCGGCCAGCGCCGTGCACGACGCTCTACTGGTGCGTGCCGACCGTGACATGTTCCAGGAAGGCTATCTGTTGGCCGACTGCGAAATTACCTGGCGGCTGCTGCTGGAAGGCGTCGAGGACGCAATGGTGTCGCACCTGTCGTACCAGCGCGGCGACGAGATCGACTACCCGGGCTGTGTCGTATCTCTCCAGTTGAATGTGTCTGCGGCGCTCCCACATCCAGAGCTGCCGGAGAGCACGAAGGCTGACCCGCGCAGCGCGCCGGCTATCGGCCGGCGCCAGATCCGCGCCACCGCGGATCGCATCGACGACGTTCCGGTGCATGTGCTTGACGAGCTCACCCCCGGCCACGCAGGTACGGGACCCGCGATCATCGAGGGGCCCTTCTTCACCGCTCGGGTACTGCCGGGTTGGGGATTCCTGGTCACCCGCTCCGGTGACCTGATGCTGACCGACGACCTGTGA